From Psychromonas sp. psych-6C06, one genomic window encodes:
- a CDS encoding TetR/AcrR family transcriptional regulator: MLKEQIAASLEEVFSKYGFAEPSVAQLKTACNVSLRTLYKHYPSKEVMIVGALEYRHQRYLAFLLNESPSLGVESVLHIFNKLEQWMKEFAPHGCLSMNAIAAFPDNLVISKAVKEHKEAVRQFLGVQSQREDLSTALFVLHEGVSSAWPILGRDAVTSAQKALLQLLKEN; the protein is encoded by the coding sequence ATGCTTAAAGAACAAATTGCCGCCAGTCTTGAAGAGGTGTTTAGTAAATATGGTTTCGCTGAGCCGAGCGTTGCTCAGCTAAAGACCGCGTGTAATGTTAGCCTGCGAACGCTCTATAAACACTACCCATCCAAAGAAGTGATGATAGTCGGTGCGCTGGAGTACCGTCATCAAAGATATCTCGCTTTTCTACTTAACGAGTCACCTTCTCTTGGCGTGGAGTCTGTTTTACATATTTTTAATAAACTGGAGCAATGGATGAAGGAATTTGCACCACACGGCTGCCTTTCGATGAACGCTATTGCGGCATTTCCCGATAATCTGGTGATTAGCAAGGCCGTTAAAGAACACAAAGAAGCAGTTCGCCAGTTCTTAGGTGTGCAAAGCCAGAGGGAAGATCTTTCTACGGCTCTTTTTGTACTGCATGAAGGCGTATCAAGTGCATGGCCGATACTGGGGCGAGATGCGGTAACTTCAGCGCAAAAAGCGCTATTACAACTTTTAAAGGAAAATTAA
- a CDS encoding alcohol dehydrogenase family protein, whose product MMTIPKTMKGVQLVAHGGPEVLQHRDDIPVPTPASNEVLIRVSAAGVNNTDINTRTAWYSKNEGGSSDATWSGNPLVFPRIQGADVCGTIVAVGENVATERIGERVLIEPCLSEANGQTLSSPWYYGSECDGGFAEYTVVATKHAYAVSSSLSDVELASFPCSYSTAENMLSRAGVTSVDRVLISGASGGVGSAAIQLAKARGAYVLAITSPSKNQQLLDLGADQVISRDADLIETLGENSIDVVIDLVAGKQWPDFLRLLKPGGRYAVSGAIGGALVELDVRTLYLKDLSFFGCTVLGPEVFQNLVNYIEQSKINPIVAQTFPLEEINTAQDIFLKKEHVGKIVLKVF is encoded by the coding sequence ATGATGACTATTCCAAAGACGATGAAAGGTGTACAACTTGTCGCTCACGGTGGCCCTGAAGTTCTTCAACACAGAGATGATATTCCTGTCCCAACACCAGCTTCAAATGAAGTGCTAATCCGCGTATCTGCCGCTGGCGTCAACAATACCGATATCAATACAAGGACGGCGTGGTACTCGAAAAATGAAGGCGGTAGCTCTGATGCAACTTGGTCTGGTAATCCCTTAGTTTTTCCTCGTATTCAAGGTGCGGACGTTTGTGGCACTATAGTTGCAGTGGGTGAGAACGTTGCTACAGAGCGTATCGGGGAACGAGTTTTAATTGAACCTTGTCTTAGCGAAGCCAATGGCCAAACACTTAGCTCACCTTGGTACTATGGCTCTGAATGTGATGGAGGATTTGCAGAGTACACTGTGGTTGCTACCAAACATGCCTATGCTGTAAGTAGCTCTCTTTCTGACGTCGAGCTAGCTTCGTTTCCTTGCTCTTATTCAACAGCAGAGAATATGCTTTCACGGGCGGGCGTTACGTCAGTGGACAGAGTGTTAATATCTGGTGCCTCTGGTGGTGTTGGCTCGGCTGCGATTCAGCTTGCCAAGGCTCGTGGTGCGTATGTCCTTGCCATTACTAGCCCAAGCAAAAATCAACAACTGCTAGATCTGGGAGCAGACCAAGTCATATCGCGAGATGCTGACTTAATCGAAACTTTAGGTGAAAATAGTATTGATGTAGTTATCGATCTAGTCGCAGGAAAGCAGTGGCCTGATTTTTTACGATTATTAAAACCAGGTGGTCGATACGCCGTCTCTGGTGCTATTGGTGGGGCCTTGGTTGAGTTGGATGTTAGAACGCTTTATCTAAAAGATTTAAGCTTTTTCGGTTGTACAGTGCTTGGGCCTGAAGTGTTCCAAAACCTAGTTAATTACATCGAGCAAAGTAAAATTAACCCCATCGTGGCGCAAACTTTTCCACTGGAAGAGATAAATACGGCTCAAGACATTTTTTTGAAAAAGGAACACGTAGGAAAAATTGTTCTGAAAGTATTTTAA
- a CDS encoding TetR/AcrR family transcriptional regulator — MAVNKREIKTAQNKQAILNSLLIRMDSEAFDAIKISALCADAKLSQASFYNYFPQKTDILIYYIQLWAVKMHWQITLHRQLTGLSAIEALFNSTAKICATQPQLMAEIISYQAKAGRNIQMRPLTDADKLVAYPDYKAVETVNIENLSALLSVNIEQAVRSNELPPSSDTNSLIVSLCAIFFTVPIMFNQRPLIEIEEAYQQQLSLFRHGANSKFS; from the coding sequence ATGGCAGTTAATAAGCGTGAAATTAAAACCGCACAAAATAAACAGGCAATTCTCAACAGCCTGTTAATCAGAATGGATTCAGAGGCGTTTGATGCAATCAAAATAAGTGCGCTATGCGCCGATGCTAAGCTTTCTCAGGCAAGTTTCTATAACTATTTTCCGCAGAAAACAGACATACTTATCTATTATATTCAGCTGTGGGCTGTAAAGATGCATTGGCAGATCACCTTGCATCGTCAGTTAACCGGGCTAAGTGCAATCGAAGCGCTATTCAATAGCACAGCAAAAATTTGTGCCACTCAGCCACAGTTAATGGCAGAGATAATCTCATACCAAGCCAAAGCGGGCAGAAACATTCAAATGCGCCCGCTAACTGATGCCGATAAACTGGTTGCTTATCCAGATTATAAAGCCGTAGAAACGGTTAATATCGAAAATTTAAGTGCACTATTGTCTGTGAATATTGAGCAAGCCGTGCGCAGTAATGAGCTTCCCCCATCGAGTGATACAAACAGTTTAATTGTCTCTTTGTGCGCCATCTTTTTTACTGTCCCCATTATGTTTAATCAACGTCCGCTTATTGAAATAGAAGAGGCTTATCAGCAACAGTTGAGCCTATTTCGACATGGCGCGAACAGTAAATTTAGCTAA
- a CDS encoding alpha/beta hydrolase: MRKIITTLLTSMSLAGCIEMPKTVEHDSNLTFTQLDGYRFHTVIKGQSHSPVVIIVHGGPGADHQYLTSLSPLSKTHRVIFYDQRGSGLSPRVDSSQLTIAQNIADLNLLVEHFSATNKVKLIGHSWGAMLVSGYMSTYPEKVSHAVLVEPGMLTPESAKAFINKMNEFQSLSTFFSVAKYMSVYPLVKKNDGKEGFDYVMTKLLNQNTSGAPYQCETESLPANAFVRGGYDAFNSMLKPVMENPALFSDDLTDGIKNYTGHLMMISSECSEFGYAFQEQFHQPQMPKQTIHIKAKKMGHYMLTLNPQWSLVKINPFLAK; encoded by the coding sequence ATGAGAAAAATAATTACTACGCTACTCACTAGCATGAGTCTTGCTGGCTGTATTGAAATGCCAAAAACAGTTGAGCACGATAGTAACCTAACCTTTACGCAGTTAGACGGCTATCGATTTCATACGGTTATTAAAGGGCAATCTCACTCACCCGTGGTCATCATTGTACACGGCGGTCCCGGTGCAGATCATCAATACCTCACCTCGCTAAGCCCACTTTCTAAAACCCATCGGGTTATTTTTTATGATCAACGTGGCAGTGGATTATCGCCTAGGGTTGATAGTTCGCAGTTAACTATCGCGCAAAATATAGCTGATCTTAACCTGTTGGTTGAGCATTTCTCAGCCACAAATAAAGTGAAATTGATTGGTCATTCATGGGGCGCGATGTTGGTCTCGGGGTATATGTCGACTTACCCAGAAAAGGTTTCACACGCAGTCCTAGTTGAACCCGGCATGCTTACGCCGGAGTCTGCTAAAGCATTTATTAATAAGATGAACGAATTTCAGTCTCTCTCAACGTTTTTTTCAGTTGCTAAATATATGTCTGTTTACCCCTTAGTGAAGAAAAACGATGGCAAAGAGGGTTTTGATTACGTCATGACTAAGTTATTAAATCAAAATACTAGCGGTGCACCTTATCAGTGTGAAACCGAGTCTCTACCTGCAAACGCTTTTGTCCGTGGAGGCTATGATGCCTTTAACAGTATGTTAAAACCGGTCATGGAAAATCCTGCATTATTTAGCGATGACCTTACCGATGGTATAAAAAACTATACAGGTCATTTAATGATGATCAGTAGTGAATGCAGTGAGTTTGGTTACGCGTTTCAGGAACAATTTCATCAACCCCAAATGCCTAAGCAGACGATTCACATCAAAGCAAAAAAAATGGGCCATTACATGCTGACGCTCAATCCGCAATGGAGCTTAGTGAAGATTAACCCTTTTTTGGCTAAATAA
- a CDS encoding serine hydrolase domain-containing protein: MNSQTLVASIKWPFISFMLLALISCTLLQTDKEVIEMDDKAKGILNNLVDEKSPGIQYIVVNKNATIFEHTVGLSNIKQATPLNATHTMSAFSMTKTLTAIAVLQLVESHKIKLDDPVADYIEHPYSEHISIRQLLSHTAGIGNPIPLKWVHLSTEHTSFDEASALNKVLSDNPDLESQLGTEYRYSNIGYWLLGKVIEQVSGQLYSDYVNEHIFDVLGLASSEIGFLVVDENNQAKGYLKRWSLMNLFGRFFIDGKLLGEYEGSWLHIENVYLNGPSFGGAIGSATAFSKILQDLLSEQSKLLNKQSKQLLYSQQQTDAGKNIEMTLGWHIGNLNGVRYYFKEGGGAGFRSEMRIYPSNGIASVIMANKTSLDSRKILSELDSYYLENHDSCCG, encoded by the coding sequence GTGAACAGTCAAACCTTGGTAGCAAGTATAAAGTGGCCTTTTATATCATTCATGCTATTGGCTCTTATTAGTTGCACTTTGCTACAAACAGACAAAGAGGTAATAGAGATGGACGATAAAGCGAAGGGGATTCTCAATAACCTTGTGGATGAAAAGAGCCCAGGGATTCAATATATCGTGGTTAATAAAAACGCGACTATTTTTGAGCATACTGTTGGCTTGTCTAATATTAAACAGGCAACACCCCTTAATGCTACGCATACAATGTCAGCTTTCTCGATGACCAAAACATTGACCGCTATTGCTGTATTGCAATTGGTCGAGTCTCACAAAATCAAACTCGACGATCCTGTGGCTGATTATATTGAACACCCATACAGCGAGCATATTTCAATACGCCAATTATTGAGTCATACCGCAGGTATTGGTAACCCCATTCCCCTTAAATGGGTTCACCTTAGCACTGAACATACCAGCTTTGATGAAGCCTCTGCACTGAATAAAGTACTCAGCGACAATCCTGACTTAGAAAGCCAACTAGGCACTGAGTACCGTTATTCTAATATTGGGTATTGGTTGCTTGGAAAGGTTATCGAGCAGGTTAGCGGTCAGTTATATTCTGATTATGTTAATGAGCATATTTTCGATGTTTTAGGGCTTGCTTCCAGTGAAATTGGTTTCTTGGTGGTAGATGAAAATAATCAGGCCAAGGGTTATTTAAAGAGATGGTCGTTGATGAACCTATTTGGACGATTCTTTATCGATGGGAAGCTATTAGGTGAGTATGAGGGCAGTTGGTTACATATTGAAAACGTATATTTAAATGGTCCATCATTTGGAGGTGCAATAGGCTCTGCAACTGCATTTTCTAAAATCCTACAGGACTTATTGTCCGAACAATCCAAGCTACTTAATAAACAATCGAAACAATTACTCTACTCACAGCAGCAAACCGATGCTGGGAAAAATATCGAGATGACACTTGGCTGGCACATCGGCAATTTGAATGGTGTCAGATATTATTTTAAAGAAGGTGGTGGCGCTGGTTTTCGTTCTGAAATGCGTATTTACCCTAGTAATGGGATAGCATCAGTCATCATGGCTAATAAAACGTCACTTGATTCGCGAAAAATTTTGAGTGAGCTTGATAGTTACTACCTTGAAAATCATGACTCATGTTGTGGCTAA
- a CDS encoding VCBS repeat-containing protein, translating to MNKLTLVCLITTLSIAACGGSGGSSDSALTPTPEPAPTPEVEISTLPNVTGFDIVSDIINLDLNRDGLEDLVYVRTPEEPYYQGAYFQALINNGDRTFTDQSTTYFPNLTTNWRWIEKVYLVDINGDGHKDIIPHLDMDFESPMPPLIQADDGVFSMANDQVLIDNAGAMLPLDVDKDGDIDIIVRKVANWGDETLQQHQLQLLLNNNNTNFSDAGIVSTDTRMGWNNAAFVYSPVILDINKDSYPDIIYGGARWEGANWVDKRTSMTVFLNNQDNTYYESTNTVFSDPIPSYTLSRELVKADFDSNGEEDILVANTGYDVEPWNGENNGILFNNGAGELKEQRGSIETHDYRGMTHSGDVADIDADGDIDIIYNDILGLDTTNETKIRILKNDGAGNFTNQNFTLPTQYTTDGSWGSTATLLVDLNKDGYPEIVLGGMGADAASLIIWNDGSGHY from the coding sequence ATGAATAAACTTACATTGGTTTGTCTAATAACAACATTATCAATCGCTGCATGTGGCGGAAGCGGCGGAAGTAGTGATAGCGCACTAACGCCAACTCCAGAGCCGGCTCCAACGCCAGAAGTTGAGATATCTACTCTGCCAAATGTTACAGGTTTTGATATTGTCAGTGACATTATTAACTTAGATTTAAATCGCGATGGACTAGAAGATTTAGTTTATGTGAGGACTCCAGAAGAGCCATATTATCAAGGTGCTTACTTTCAAGCTTTAATTAATAATGGTGATAGGACATTCACTGATCAAAGTACAACCTATTTCCCTAATTTAACAACTAATTGGAGATGGATTGAAAAAGTTTATCTTGTAGATATTAATGGCGATGGTCATAAAGACATCATCCCACATCTTGATATGGACTTTGAGAGTCCAATGCCACCACTTATTCAAGCCGATGATGGTGTGTTTTCAATGGCTAATGATCAGGTCTTAATTGATAATGCGGGAGCTATGCTTCCCCTTGATGTTGATAAAGATGGTGATATCGATATTATCGTTCGCAAAGTGGCTAACTGGGGAGATGAAACTTTACAACAGCATCAATTACAGCTACTGCTCAACAATAACAATACCAACTTTAGTGATGCAGGCATTGTTTCTACAGATACACGTATGGGGTGGAATAATGCCGCTTTTGTATATTCACCAGTTATTTTAGATATCAACAAAGATAGTTATCCTGACATTATTTATGGTGGTGCAAGGTGGGAGGGGGCTAATTGGGTGGATAAACGAACCTCTATGACCGTTTTCCTTAATAATCAAGATAATACCTATTATGAAAGTACTAACACCGTTTTCTCTGATCCCATTCCTAGTTACACTCTATCCCGTGAATTAGTTAAAGCTGATTTTGATAGCAATGGAGAGGAAGATATTTTAGTCGCCAATACAGGTTATGATGTCGAACCGTGGAATGGAGAAAACAATGGTATTTTATTCAATAATGGTGCCGGTGAGCTAAAAGAGCAACGTGGTTCTATCGAAACTCATGACTATCGTGGTATGACTCACTCGGGTGATGTCGCAGATATCGACGCTGATGGAGATATCGATATTATTTATAATGACATTTTAGGGTTAGATACTACTAATGAAACTAAAATTCGTATCTTAAAAAATGATGGAGCAGGTAATTTTACAAATCAAAATTTCACTTTACCGACTCAATATACAACAGATGGCTCTTGGGGCTCAACTGCGACTTTACTGGTTGATTTAAATAAAGATGGTTACCCTGAAATTGTATTAGGTGGAATGGGGGCAGATGCTGCTAGCTTAATAATCTGGAACGATGGCAGCGGTCACTATTAA
- a CDS encoding zinc ABC transporter substrate-binding protein, which translates to MFRKTISVIIIGLAMTVQVHAQVPKVVVDIAPLHSLVTQVMDGVGEPALLIRPEDSPHEYHLRPSGAKVLSQANIVFWIGEGLTPWLEKSLSSLANDATKIEMMTVAGTTLHNFREGATFEAHPHHDEEIHEHQEADHHSYDEKHDKHHGDKHEINDEAHAHHHEGFDPHVWLDPKNAEVWLKMIAKTLSHADSKNAPIYEKNATEAINRLHALTDEIEQKAQSLKGIKFIVFHDAYQYFEQRFQLLTTGAISVSDAAKPSPSRVSEIRQTVKELGVTCVFTEPQYNPELVNSVFENTTVATIGTMDPLGADITVGKDQYSLLLQAMINSLQQCQS; encoded by the coding sequence ATGTTCAGAAAAACCATCTCGGTCATTATTATTGGCTTAGCTATGACCGTACAAGTCCACGCTCAAGTTCCCAAAGTCGTCGTAGACATTGCGCCACTCCATTCACTGGTGACTCAAGTCATGGACGGAGTTGGAGAGCCTGCACTCTTAATTCGACCTGAAGACTCTCCTCACGAATATCATTTACGTCCTTCGGGCGCAAAAGTACTTTCACAGGCAAATATCGTATTTTGGATTGGCGAAGGCTTAACACCTTGGCTTGAAAAATCGCTATCTAGCTTGGCAAACGACGCGACTAAAATTGAAATGATGACGGTTGCAGGAACAACACTGCATAACTTCCGCGAAGGGGCGACATTTGAAGCACACCCACATCACGATGAAGAAATACATGAGCACCAAGAAGCAGATCATCACTCTTATGATGAGAAGCACGATAAACATCATGGTGATAAACACGAAATAAATGATGAAGCACATGCGCATCATCACGAAGGCTTTGATCCGCATGTGTGGTTAGATCCTAAAAATGCTGAAGTTTGGCTAAAAATGATAGCCAAAACGCTATCACATGCGGATAGCAAAAATGCACCTATTTATGAAAAAAATGCAACAGAAGCAATTAACCGTTTGCATGCGTTAACCGATGAGATAGAGCAAAAAGCACAATCATTAAAAGGGATTAAATTCATCGTATTCCACGATGCGTATCAATATTTTGAGCAACGCTTTCAACTGCTAACAACTGGTGCTATTTCGGTTTCTGACGCAGCTAAACCTAGTCCATCTCGCGTATCTGAAATTCGTCAGACAGTAAAAGAGTTAGGCGTGACCTGCGTATTTACTGAGCCTCAATACAATCCAGAATTAGTGAACAGTGTGTTTGAAAACACAACCGTTGCAACCATCGGCACAATGGATCCCCTAGGCGCTGATATTACGGTAGGTAAAGATCAATATAGTTTACTGTTACAGGCGATGATTAATAGCCTTCAACAGTGCCAAAGCTAA
- a CDS encoding metal ABC transporter ATP-binding protein produces the protein MLISSHALSVQFGNHLILDQINLSVSHGEIVTIVGPNGSGKSTLLKTLIGAVSPSSGSLSRAKDLKIGYVPQRLHIDETLPMTVFRFLTLPLRRSKKAINDALQKAGVAGVEKQQLISLSGGQLQRVLLARALLEEPTLLLLDEATQGLDQRGMIDFYQQIDAIRKETGCAVIMVSHDLHVVMRRADRVICLNGKICCQGVPEKVSASAEYKALFGLDDEQVLGVYRHSVPENGFLREALNAG, from the coding sequence ATGTTAATTTCATCACATGCATTGTCAGTGCAGTTTGGCAATCATCTTATTTTGGACCAGATCAATCTCTCGGTCAGCCACGGTGAAATAGTGACTATTGTTGGTCCGAATGGCTCCGGTAAATCTACGTTATTAAAAACCTTAATTGGCGCTGTATCACCTTCTAGTGGCTCTCTTTCACGCGCTAAAGATTTAAAAATTGGCTATGTCCCACAACGGTTACATATTGATGAAACCTTACCGATGACGGTATTTCGTTTTTTAACTCTGCCGCTACGACGTTCGAAGAAGGCAATCAACGATGCACTACAAAAAGCGGGGGTGGCGGGGGTTGAAAAACAACAGTTAATATCATTGTCTGGTGGTCAACTTCAGCGTGTCCTTTTAGCGCGAGCACTACTAGAGGAACCAACACTACTGTTATTAGATGAAGCGACTCAAGGGCTGGATCAGCGTGGCATGATTGATTTTTATCAACAGATTGATGCGATTAGAAAAGAAACTGGCTGCGCAGTCATTATGGTCAGTCACGATTTGCATGTCGTGATGCGCCGTGCTGATCGCGTTATTTGCCTTAATGGTAAAATTTGTTGTCAGGGTGTGCCTGAAAAGGTCAGTGCCTCGGCAGAATACAAAGCACTGTTTGGTTTGGATGATGAACAGGTACTCGGTGTATACCGACATTCGGTTCCAGAAAATGGCTTTTTAAGGGAGGCATTAAATGCTGGATGA
- a CDS encoding metal ABC transporter permease: MLDDFIWRAALAGVGVTLAAAPLGCFIVWRRMAYFGDATAHASMLGVALSLALSLPIFPGVLFITLMMAITVSTFSGRGYAMDTLLGVMAHSALAIGLVAVSFLSGIRLDLMAYLFGDILAVSKNDLLIIWGGTALVIALVTLRWSGLLLSTLNKDLALASGFSPKREQLILTIALAIVVAVAIKVVGVLLIVAMLIIPAATARPFSRTPEMMVILAALIGSSSSLIGLRTSYVMDTPTGPTMVCIAAGLFITSSIVWKVMNWRQ; this comes from the coding sequence ATGCTGGATGATTTTATATGGCGCGCAGCGCTAGCTGGAGTCGGGGTAACATTAGCAGCTGCTCCTTTAGGCTGTTTTATTGTTTGGCGACGTATGGCCTACTTTGGTGATGCAACTGCGCATGCCTCGATGTTAGGTGTTGCGTTATCTCTTGCGCTTTCTCTGCCTATTTTTCCTGGTGTGTTGTTTATTACGCTTATGATGGCTATTACCGTTTCAACGTTCAGTGGGCGAGGTTACGCAATGGATACATTACTGGGTGTGATGGCACACTCCGCCTTAGCGATAGGGCTGGTGGCCGTCTCGTTTTTGTCTGGTATTCGTTTGGATCTAATGGCCTATCTGTTTGGCGATATTTTAGCGGTGAGCAAAAATGATTTGTTGATTATTTGGGGAGGCACGGCGCTGGTCATTGCCTTGGTTACTCTTCGCTGGTCTGGCTTATTGCTTTCAACACTGAATAAAGATTTAGCCTTGGCAAGTGGCTTCTCTCCTAAACGTGAACAGTTAATTTTAACCATTGCACTCGCAATTGTTGTTGCTGTGGCCATCAAAGTGGTCGGTGTTTTGTTGATTGTGGCAATGCTTATTATTCCAGCTGCCACAGCTCGGCCTTTTAGCCGTACTCCTGAGATGATGGTGATACTTGCCGCTTTGATAGGCAGTAGTTCCAGCTTGATTGGTTTACGTACCTCCTATGTGATGGATACGCCGACAGGCCCAACCATGGTGTGCATCGCTGCCGGCTTATTTATCACATCAAGTATCGTATGGAAAGTTATGAATTGGCGTCAATAA
- a CDS encoding DUF1826 domain-containing protein codes for MSLDLMSRADETIEAPVNAIMPTILTDIYQPQNNISIWERTLPTSLTDNIEQMLVQDSSIAIVKVVTPDDVADWIQYKLSGHACADALSEDIALIVEMFCCLFDLQQVGLRLTALDKAMCPNFHVDHVPCRLVSTYVGASTQWLDKDDIERVEQDTTSLKVSGPCVSFSNEGAAIQQMQPGDVALLKGTGWEGNEKSGLVHRSPALVNERRLLLTLDIV; via the coding sequence ATGAGTTTGGATTTGATGAGCAGGGCTGATGAAACGATTGAGGCGCCAGTGAACGCTATCATGCCAACAATATTGACTGATATTTATCAGCCGCAAAACAATATTTCGATTTGGGAGCGCACGCTACCCACTTCATTAACTGACAATATCGAGCAGATGTTAGTGCAAGATAGCTCAATAGCGATAGTCAAGGTTGTCACACCAGATGATGTTGCAGATTGGATCCAATATAAACTTTCTGGGCATGCCTGTGCAGATGCATTAAGCGAAGATATTGCCTTAATCGTAGAGATGTTTTGTTGCTTGTTTGATTTGCAACAGGTTGGTTTACGACTAACGGCTCTAGACAAAGCAATGTGTCCCAACTTTCATGTTGATCATGTTCCGTGTCGCCTTGTTTCAACTTATGTTGGTGCTTCTACACAGTGGTTAGATAAAGATGATATAGAGCGTGTCGAACAAGATACGACCAGTTTGAAAGTCTCAGGGCCTTGCGTAAGTTTCTCTAATGAAGGGGCCGCAATACAACAAATGCAGCCCGGCGATGTGGCGCTGCTCAAAGGGACTGGGTGGGAAGGCAATGAAAAATCGGGCTTAGTACATCGTTCTCCTGCGCTCGTTAATGAACGACGATTATTACTGACACTCGATATTGTGTAA
- a CDS encoding dihydroorotase has translation MSDTVIKNARIVNQGSIIDADLRIVKQRIETIAPEIVIKPTDHIVDAQGAYLLPGMIDDQVHFREPGLTHKGSIATESRAAVAGGITSYMEMPNVNPATTTIEALERKFSIAKQSSLANYSFYLGATADNLDQIKLLDAHKHCGVKVFMGASTGDLLVEDPQALDAIFRDSPVLIATHCESGPVIARNTERMRQKTIPFTIEDHPVLRDDEACFASSSYAVALAKKHNSQLHVLHITTAKELALFEAGPIQHKHITAEACVHHLWFTNQDYATLGNKIKCNPSIKYPDDRAALLSALNSGKIDIIATDHAPHTLAEKQVPYEQAPAGLPLVQHALLSLFDHVKQGSMTVAQIAEKTAHNPAIRYAIKDRGFIREGYYADLVLVDSKKQTLVSDENSLYHCAWSPFSGHPFSAQIKNTWVNGHLVYDKETIIDKQSAAMRLLFER, from the coding sequence ATGTCCGACACTGTTATTAAAAATGCCCGTATTGTTAACCAAGGCAGTATCATTGATGCTGACCTCCGCATTGTTAAGCAAAGAATTGAGACTATCGCACCAGAGATAGTTATCAAGCCAACTGATCATATTGTAGATGCTCAAGGGGCTTACTTACTGCCTGGAATGATTGATGATCAGGTTCATTTTCGTGAGCCTGGTTTAACCCATAAAGGCTCTATTGCGACAGAGTCTCGAGCTGCTGTTGCGGGTGGCATCACCAGTTATATGGAAATGCCAAATGTAAATCCAGCCACAACAACAATTGAAGCATTAGAGCGTAAGTTTTCTATCGCTAAACAGAGTTCATTAGCGAACTACTCATTTTATCTTGGTGCAACCGCGGATAATCTTGATCAAATCAAATTGCTTGATGCCCATAAACACTGTGGCGTTAAGGTGTTTATGGGGGCGTCGACGGGGGATTTACTGGTTGAAGATCCACAAGCACTAGATGCTATTTTTCGTGATTCTCCTGTCTTAATTGCAACGCATTGTGAAAGCGGGCCTGTCATCGCAAGAAATACAGAGAGAATGCGACAAAAAACAATACCTTTCACTATTGAAGATCATCCCGTGTTACGTGACGATGAAGCTTGTTTTGCATCCTCTTCCTATGCAGTGGCACTTGCAAAAAAACATAATAGCCAATTGCATGTATTGCATATAACAACAGCGAAAGAGCTGGCTTTATTTGAAGCAGGGCCTATTCAACATAAGCACATCACCGCAGAGGCCTGTGTGCATCATCTTTGGTTTACGAATCAAGACTATGCCACCCTTGGGAATAAAATTAAATGTAACCCCTCTATTAAATATCCTGATGATCGCGCAGCGTTACTCAGCGCATTAAACAGTGGGAAAATTGATATTATTGCAACGGATCATGCACCGCATACTTTAGCAGAAAAACAAGTACCTTATGAGCAAGCACCTGCAGGGTTACCTTTGGTGCAACATGCGTTATTAAGTTTATTTGATCATGTTAAACAAGGGAGCATGACTGTCGCTCAAATTGCTGAAAAAACAGCTCATAACCCAGCGATTCGTTATGCCATTAAAGACAGAGGCTTTATCCGTGAAGGTTATTACGCGGACTTGGTGTTAGTGGACAGTAAAAAGCAAACGCTAGTAAGCGATGAAAACAGCCTTTATCATTGCGCTTGGTCCCCATTTTCTGGGCATCCCTTTTCGGCTCAAATAAAAAATACTTGGGTAAACGGACATTTGGTGTATGACAAGGAAACGATCATTGATAAGCAAAGCGCAGCGATGCGTTTGTTATTTGAGCGATAA